In a single window of the Streptomyces sp. NBC_00353 genome:
- a CDS encoding NAD(P)-dependent oxidoreductase, translating to MWRARVLLLDAAPGELLGRELERLLGHGLAVTLNLRRVADHAGARAAWAGRVDFTDFDAFDESALLAETVRDGLGYHAVKSRAGVPLRAAFLAAATDAMLINRLRVVGRAGAGTDHVELAAAARHGVTVTHTPGSNANAVAEFTLAQLLSLIRDLPAHNEASHDGNWRPPATPAMELPELTLGIVGLGRIGLALAERATALGMEVQALSRRPAEASVPRAHSLTALLATSDVVSLHVPLTAQTQGLVGRAELALMRPGSILLNTARGGIVDEQALADALRDPAHPLAAAAIDTFEHEHAAFASPLSACRTPC from the coding sequence GGCCACGGGCTGGCCGTCACGCTGAACCTCCGGCGGGTGGCCGATCACGCCGGGGCGCGGGCTGCCTGGGCCGGCCGGGTGGACTTTACCGACTTCGACGCCTTCGACGAGTCCGCGCTGCTCGCCGAGACCGTCCGGGACGGACTCGGCTACCACGCGGTCAAGTCCCGTGCCGGTGTGCCGCTGCGCGCCGCGTTCCTCGCGGCGGCGACCGACGCGATGCTGATCAACCGGCTCCGCGTGGTCGGGCGGGCCGGGGCGGGCACCGATCACGTCGAGTTGGCAGCAGCCGCCCGTCACGGGGTCACGGTCACCCATACCCCGGGGTCCAACGCGAACGCGGTTGCCGAGTTCACCCTGGCCCAGCTACTCTCCCTGATCCGAGATCTCCCGGCACACAACGAGGCCTCGCACGACGGGAATTGGCGCCCACCGGCCACACCGGCGATGGAGCTGCCGGAGCTGACCCTGGGCATCGTCGGGCTGGGTCGGATCGGCCTAGCACTGGCCGAGCGGGCGACCGCCCTGGGCATGGAAGTCCAGGCCCTCTCGCGGCGTCCGGCCGAGGCGTCGGTGCCCCGGGCCCACTCCCTCACCGCACTGCTAGCGACGAGTGACGTCGTCTCCCTGCACGTGCCGCTCACTGCGCAGACCCAAGGGCTGGTCGGGCGGGCGGAACTGGCACTGATGCGTCCAGGGTCGATTCTGCTGAACACAGCCCGGGGCGGGATCGTCGACGAACAGGCGCTGGCCGACGCGCTGCGCGACCCCGCACACCCGCTCGCGGCAGCCGCCATCGACACCTTCGAGCACGAACACGCCGCCTTCGCCTCACCGCTTTCGGCCTGCCGAACGCCCTGCTGA
- a CDS encoding SMI1/KNR4 family protein yields MTTTHDQRPAEATLDFLRSAFPLEWREPALGHEAVAAWEAENGVALPEPYRTFVADISNGSSLGPAGDGGLQPLGWLPDTWPDLGPRQPGKPFPLRAAWHWESDDVDPEDPRIEATFNSGSIVLGCEDGLSFWLLLTTGPRRGEVWMVADVGAVPAPGDQAWGFEEWVQRWHTGDDWWD; encoded by the coding sequence GTGACAACCACACATGATCAGCGTCCCGCCGAAGCCACTCTGGACTTCCTGCGCTCCGCCTTCCCGCTGGAATGGCGCGAACCGGCGCTCGGCCATGAAGCCGTTGCAGCGTGGGAGGCGGAGAACGGCGTGGCCCTTCCGGAGCCGTACAGGACCTTCGTCGCGGACATCAGCAACGGATCGAGCCTTGGCCCCGCCGGCGACGGTGGTCTCCAGCCACTCGGCTGGCTGCCCGATACCTGGCCCGATCTCGGCCCCCGCCAGCCAGGGAAGCCGTTCCCTCTGCGGGCAGCCTGGCACTGGGAGAGCGACGATGTGGACCCCGAGGACCCCAGAATCGAAGCCACATTCAACAGCGGGTCCATCGTTCTCGGTTGTGAGGACGGGCTCTCCTTCTGGCTCCTACTGACCACCGGTCCCCGCCGTGGCGAGGTCTGGATGGTCGCCGACGTCGGTGCCGTCCCGGCGCCTGGCGACCAGGCATGGGGCTTCGAGGAGTGGGTTCAGCGCTGGCACACCGGCGACGACTGGTGGGACTGA
- a CDS encoding ISL3 family transposase codes for MEEVMLRLKELLFPSIADVAVLSVHVNIETVRVDAQCTTGGAVCPGCGVWSSRVHGSYLRFPADVPSGGRSVVLQLRVRRFACGDSGCARRTFVEQIPGLTRRHGQRTERLRSTLAAVGLALAGRAGARMARVLGVSVSRSTVLRLVDALPEPEVYAPRVVGVDEYATRKGRHYGTVPIDLLPDREASSLAAWLAERPGVEVICRDRAPFFAEGATAGAPQAVQVADRWHLWHNLSEAAERAVAQHRHCLRALVPAAAESEPESAQEAEQSGSPWPTGHRFADRTRSRHAAVHALLEAGHSHRSIQRQLGMTWRTVKQLADAARPEELFTGQWQNRPSILDEYKTYLDERWNEGCTNAWRLWEEIVPLGYKGSYQRVRAYLYKKRTSPRPVTAQPPSPRAVAGWILSRPETLTEPEQLQLKTVRTHCPELDALARHVRSFAIMLTERQGERLPHWLDAVRQDDLPSLHTLAVGIERDLDAVIAGLTLPWSSGAVEGHVNRIKMLKRQMFGRAGFNLLRKRTLLYT; via the coding sequence GTGGAAGAGGTCATGCTCCGGCTGAAGGAATTGTTGTTCCCGTCGATCGCGGACGTCGCGGTGCTGTCGGTGCACGTGAACATCGAGACAGTGCGCGTTGATGCGCAGTGCACCACGGGCGGCGCCGTGTGCCCGGGCTGCGGAGTCTGGTCGAGCCGGGTTCATGGCTCTTACCTGCGGTTTCCCGCTGATGTTCCAAGCGGTGGACGTAGCGTTGTTCTTCAGCTGAGGGTTCGTCGCTTCGCCTGCGGGGACTCGGGGTGCGCACGCCGTACCTTCGTCGAGCAGATACCCGGCCTGACACGCCGACACGGTCAGCGGACCGAGCGGCTGCGGTCGACCCTGGCCGCGGTCGGTCTGGCCCTCGCGGGCCGGGCTGGAGCCCGTATGGCCCGCGTCCTGGGGGTGTCCGTCAGCCGCAGTACCGTGCTCCGGCTGGTCGATGCTCTTCCCGAGCCTGAGGTGTACGCCCCGCGTGTGGTCGGCGTCGACGAGTACGCCACCCGCAAGGGCCGTCACTACGGCACCGTCCCCATCGACCTGCTGCCCGACCGGGAGGCATCGAGCCTGGCGGCCTGGCTCGCCGAACGGCCAGGCGTTGAGGTCATCTGCCGGGACCGGGCACCGTTCTTCGCCGAAGGCGCCACCGCCGGCGCCCCGCAGGCCGTCCAGGTGGCGGACCGGTGGCACCTGTGGCACAACCTGAGCGAAGCCGCCGAACGGGCCGTCGCCCAACACCGCCATTGCCTGCGAGCCCTGGTCCCTGCGGCCGCCGAATCCGAGCCGGAGTCCGCCCAGGAAGCGGAGCAGTCCGGCTCACCGTGGCCGACCGGCCACAGGTTCGCCGACCGAACCCGGTCCCGGCACGCCGCCGTCCACGCACTGCTGGAGGCCGGGCACAGTCACCGCTCGATCCAGCGGCAGCTCGGAATGACCTGGCGGACCGTCAAACAGCTTGCCGACGCCGCCCGGCCGGAAGAACTCTTCACTGGCCAGTGGCAGAACCGACCCTCCATCCTCGATGAGTACAAGACCTACCTCGACGAACGCTGGAACGAGGGCTGCACCAACGCCTGGAGGCTGTGGGAGGAGATTGTGCCGCTCGGCTACAAAGGCAGCTACCAGCGCGTCCGCGCCTACCTGTACAAGAAGCGCACCTCGCCGCGGCCGGTGACCGCCCAGCCGCCCTCGCCTCGAGCCGTCGCCGGATGGATTCTCAGCCGCCCAGAAACCCTTACTGAGCCCGAACAGCTCCAGCTCAAGACCGTCCGAACCCACTGCCCCGAACTCGACGCCCTCGCCCGGCACGTCCGCTCCTTCGCGATCATGCTCACTGAGCGCCAGGGCGAACGTCTGCCGCACTGGCTCGACGCCGTCCGGCAGGACGACCTGCCCAGCCTCCACACCCTCGCAGTCGGCATCGAACGCGACCTCGACGCCGTTATCGCCGGATTGACCCTGCCCTGGAGCTCGGGCGCGGTCGAAGGTCATGTCAACCGGATCAAGATGCTGAAACGCCAGATGTTCGGGCGCGCCGGATTCAACCTCCTACGGAAGCGCACCCTGCTTTACACATGA
- a CDS encoding HAD family hydrolase, with protein sequence MTATCVILDIGGVLEITPETGCVQRWEERLGLPFGTVHERMRDVWQAGSVGSISEREVHEQVAARLGLDAPQVEAFMADLWAEYLGTPNEELIAYVRGLRGSCRLGILSNSFVGARERETALYHFDELVEQIVYSHEIGIEKPDPRAFETVCASLEVRPESCLFIDDLAVNVEAAQAAGMQAHLFQDNARTITRIAAHLDAGPRVGGPVPLG encoded by the coding sequence GTGACGGCGACCTGCGTCATTCTCGATATCGGTGGCGTGCTGGAGATCACGCCGGAAACGGGGTGTGTGCAGCGGTGGGAAGAGCGGCTGGGGTTGCCGTTCGGCACTGTGCATGAGCGGATGCGCGACGTGTGGCAAGCCGGGAGCGTCGGGAGTATCAGTGAACGAGAGGTTCACGAGCAGGTGGCAGCACGCTTGGGGCTCGACGCGCCCCAGGTTGAAGCCTTCATGGCTGATCTCTGGGCGGAGTACCTGGGAACGCCTAACGAGGAGCTCATCGCTTACGTGCGTGGGCTGCGAGGAAGCTGCAGGCTGGGCATCCTAAGCAACAGCTTCGTCGGTGCCCGGGAACGGGAGACCGCGCTGTATCACTTCGACGAACTGGTCGAGCAAATCGTGTACTCGCACGAGATCGGCATCGAGAAGCCGGACCCGCGTGCCTTCGAGACCGTATGCGCCAGCCTGGAGGTGCGGCCGGAGAGCTGTCTGTTCATCGACGATCTCGCAGTAAATGTTGAGGCTGCTCAGGCGGCGGGCATGCAGGCGCATCTGTTCCAGGACAATGCCCGGACGATTACGCGCATCGCAGCTCATCTGGACGCTGGTCCCCGGGTTGGAGGGCCTGTCCCGCTCGGATGA
- a CDS encoding integrase core domain-containing protein has translation MLLRLAYLTVTNAFAMLRVLPMSDRDKDAEILALRHQITVLERQLGGEKIRFTPSDRAFLAALLHRMPVEVLRRVRLLVRPDTVLRWHRDLVARRHAARSRPKRSGRPRILRSIRALVLRLAQENPSWGYRRIHGELLVLGIKVAASTVWEILKEAGIDPAPERASSTWSDFLRSQADALLACDFLETVTLSGARLYVFAVIEHASRRIRILGATAHPTAAWVTQAAKNLVMDLEDAECRARFLIRDHDGKFPALFDTVLKDAGIEVVLSGVRMPRMNSIMERWVQTCRCELLDRTLIWNQRHLLHALREFEEFYNSHRPHQGIANARPLHPLPVPITDPEQITRLDIRKRERLGGILHEYQHAA, from the coding sequence GTGCTGCTGCGATTGGCTTACCTGACCGTGACGAATGCGTTCGCGATGCTGCGTGTGCTGCCGATGAGCGATCGGGACAAGGACGCGGAGATCCTCGCCTTGCGCCATCAGATCACGGTGCTGGAGCGTCAACTCGGTGGCGAGAAGATCCGGTTCACCCCGAGCGATCGCGCGTTCTTGGCGGCGTTGCTGCATCGGATGCCGGTTGAGGTGCTGCGCAGGGTGCGGCTGCTGGTGCGTCCGGACACGGTGCTGCGCTGGCACCGCGATCTGGTCGCACGCCGCCATGCGGCCCGGTCCCGGCCGAAGCGCTCGGGACGGCCGCGGATCCTGCGCTCCATCCGCGCCCTGGTCCTGCGGCTCGCCCAAGAGAATCCCAGCTGGGGGTATCGCCGCATCCACGGTGAACTTCTCGTTCTCGGTATCAAGGTGGCCGCCTCCACCGTCTGGGAAATCCTCAAGGAGGCCGGGATTGATCCGGCGCCCGAACGGGCCTCCAGCACGTGGTCGGACTTCCTGCGCTCGCAGGCCGACGCCCTGTTGGCGTGCGACTTCCTGGAGACGGTCACGCTGTCCGGGGCGCGGCTGTATGTGTTCGCGGTGATCGAGCACGCCAGCCGGCGGATCAGGATCCTGGGCGCCACCGCGCACCCGACCGCCGCGTGGGTGACGCAAGCCGCGAAAAACCTCGTCATGGACCTCGAAGACGCCGAATGCCGGGCAAGGTTCCTGATCCGTGACCACGACGGGAAGTTCCCCGCCCTGTTTGACACCGTCCTCAAGGACGCGGGGATCGAGGTCGTGCTCAGCGGCGTACGGATGCCGCGCATGAACTCGATCATGGAAAGGTGGGTGCAGACCTGCCGGTGTGAGCTGCTGGACCGCACCTTGATCTGGAACCAGCGGCACCTGCTCCACGCGCTACGGGAGTTCGAAGAGTTCTACAACTCCCACCGGCCGCATCAGGGCATCGCCAACGCCCGTCCGCTGCACCCGCTGCCGGTGCCGATCACCGATCCGGAGCAGATCACCCGCCTCGACATACGGAAACGCGAACGACTCGGCGGCATCCTCCACGAGTACCAACATGCCGCCTGA
- a CDS encoding alpha/beta fold hydrolase: MSEIKPRFRTIDGLSVRYAESEGPRDRVALLLSPFPVSLYAYDATWSRLAEHAHLVAVDLPGFGHSELREDLLSPTAMSEFIVRLADEFELAKPHVVGPDIGTSAVLFAAAHHPDRFRSAVVGSGAAAAPVQLGSPVNDWVHAEDLAPYRALGPKDIVTIALDKMQGYQLPQIVREDYLAPYVGQRIVDQMAYLRAFPIELPLLRELLPGIETPVQIIAGRRDHVVPVANAEYLHEHLPNSTLDVLEVGHYTWEEGADDYARIVTDWWRAN; encoded by the coding sequence ATGAGTGAGATCAAACCCCGGTTCCGGACGATCGACGGGCTGTCCGTCCGGTACGCCGAGAGCGAGGGGCCCCGCGACCGCGTAGCCCTGCTGTTGAGCCCGTTCCCGGTCAGCCTGTATGCCTACGACGCGACCTGGTCGCGGCTGGCCGAGCACGCTCACCTCGTCGCAGTGGACCTGCCGGGGTTCGGGCATTCCGAACTCCGGGAGGACCTGCTGTCGCCCACGGCGATGAGCGAATTCATCGTGCGGCTCGCCGACGAGTTCGAATTGGCGAAGCCACACGTCGTGGGCCCGGACATCGGCACCAGCGCGGTGCTCTTCGCCGCGGCCCACCACCCCGACCGATTCCGCAGCGCCGTCGTGGGCAGCGGCGCGGCCGCGGCCCCGGTGCAGCTGGGAAGTCCGGTGAACGACTGGGTGCACGCCGAGGACCTGGCGCCGTACCGGGCCCTGGGCCCCAAGGACATCGTGACGATCGCCCTCGACAAGATGCAGGGCTACCAGCTGCCGCAGATCGTGCGCGAAGACTATCTCGCGCCCTACGTGGGCCAGCGGATCGTCGACCAGATGGCCTACCTCCGCGCCTTCCCCATCGAACTGCCGCTCCTGCGCGAGCTGCTGCCCGGGATCGAGACGCCCGTACAGATCATCGCCGGCCGCAGGGACCACGTGGTGCCCGTGGCGAACGCCGAATACCTGCACGAGCACCTGCCCAACAGCACCCTCGATGTCCTCGAAGTCGGCCACTACACCTGGGAGGAGGGCGCGGACGACTACGCCAGGATCGTCACCGACTGGTGGCGGGCGAACTGA
- a CDS encoding MarR family winged helix-turn-helix transcriptional regulator, giving the protein MNAGDERHLVKEWRDLQVRHAVVYQTLERELQAGHGIGVSEFEALEALACSENTQCRAQDLTDVVHLSQSAASRLIARMERDGFLERAICEADRRGILAVLTDEGRKRYLEAQPTHRSVLARTLRETG; this is encoded by the coding sequence ATGAATGCTGGTGACGAGCGGCACCTGGTCAAGGAGTGGCGCGATCTCCAGGTTCGGCATGCCGTCGTGTACCAGACCCTCGAGCGTGAGTTGCAGGCAGGGCACGGCATCGGCGTCAGCGAGTTCGAAGCGCTCGAAGCCCTTGCCTGCTCCGAGAACACCCAGTGCCGCGCCCAGGACCTCACCGACGTCGTGCACCTGAGCCAGAGCGCCGCGAGCCGACTGATCGCCCGAATGGAACGCGACGGTTTCCTCGAGCGCGCCATATGCGAAGCCGACCGCCGCGGCATCCTCGCCGTCCTCACCGACGAGGGCCGCAAGCGTTATCTGGAGGCCCAACCCACACACCGCTCCGTGCTCGCCAGAACACTTCGAGAGACAGGCTGA
- a CDS encoding MFS transporter yields MSPSAPPPLSTSSLAWNVRLWGILLTVSIVGFLDALDVNMVGVALPSIQADLGLSTSALQWIVSGYVLGYGGFLLLGGRAADILGRRRVFLTAVAVFALTSLVGGLVDDGNLLIVARLLKGVSAAFTLPAALSIITTTFAEGPARNKAIGIYTLMGASGFSSGLVLSGALTELGWRWTFLLPVPVALIALAAAIRVLPKDGPRTVGSYDLPGALTLVAGMLLLVYVVVEAPQKGWTTASTLVEFGLAAALLAAFVVIELRGAQPLIRLGILRSSSLVRANVGLSMFFGAYVGFQFVVTLYFQQVLQWSALQTAFGFLPAAAIVTLASSRIPHLIARFGTSRSIIAGVITHVAAYALLLAIARDHSYAVGVLPSMLLLSIGMTLAFAPFQIEGTSGIPDHEQGLAGGLLNTSMQIGGAIGLAIVTAALTAGNEGKSGPDALLAGFTPAMITVNVLAAIGLLAALSGTLGRRKTTAQTDRSADQLELDKVPEITR; encoded by the coding sequence ATGAGTCCTTCCGCACCACCACCCTTGTCCACGTCCTCGCTCGCATGGAACGTGCGGCTGTGGGGGATCCTGCTCACCGTCTCGATCGTCGGGTTCCTCGACGCGCTGGACGTGAACATGGTGGGTGTCGCCCTGCCCTCGATCCAGGCCGACCTCGGCCTGTCCACAAGCGCACTGCAGTGGATCGTCAGCGGTTACGTCCTCGGCTACGGCGGCTTTCTGTTGCTGGGCGGACGCGCCGCCGACATCCTCGGCCGCCGCCGCGTCTTCCTGACGGCGGTCGCCGTCTTCGCCCTGACCTCACTGGTCGGCGGCCTGGTCGACGACGGGAACCTTCTGATCGTCGCCCGTCTCCTGAAGGGCGTGTCGGCGGCGTTCACGCTACCCGCGGCGTTGTCCATCATCACGACCACGTTCGCCGAGGGGCCGGCCCGCAACAAGGCGATCGGGATCTACACGCTCATGGGTGCCAGCGGCTTCTCAAGCGGCCTGGTGCTGTCCGGTGCACTGACCGAGCTCGGCTGGCGCTGGACGTTCCTCCTGCCTGTGCCCGTGGCGCTGATCGCCCTGGCAGCGGCCATCCGCGTCCTGCCCAAGGACGGCCCGCGCACCGTCGGCAGCTATGACCTGCCCGGCGCACTCACCCTGGTCGCCGGAATGCTGCTGCTCGTCTACGTCGTGGTCGAAGCGCCGCAGAAGGGATGGACCACGGCGAGCACACTGGTGGAGTTCGGGCTCGCAGCCGCACTGCTGGCCGCCTTCGTGGTGATCGAGCTCCGCGGCGCGCAGCCGCTGATCCGTCTGGGCATCCTGCGCTCCAGCTCCCTGGTGCGCGCCAACGTGGGCCTGTCGATGTTCTTCGGCGCCTATGTCGGCTTCCAGTTCGTGGTGACGCTGTACTTCCAGCAGGTGCTGCAGTGGTCGGCGCTGCAGACCGCGTTCGGCTTCCTTCCCGCCGCCGCCATCGTCACCTTGGCCTCGTCGCGCATCCCGCACCTGATCGCACGATTCGGTACCTCGCGCAGCATCATCGCCGGCGTCATCACGCACGTGGCCGCCTACGCGCTCCTCCTGGCCATCGCCCGGGACCACTCCTACGCCGTGGGTGTGCTGCCCAGCATGCTCCTGCTCAGCATCGGCATGACACTGGCATTCGCGCCCTTCCAGATCGAGGGCACCTCGGGAATCCCTGACCACGAACAAGGTCTGGCCGGCGGCCTGTTGAACACCTCCATGCAGATCGGCGGCGCGATCGGCCTCGCCATCGTCACCGCGGCCCTCACCGCAGGAAACGAAGGCAAGAGCGGGCCCGACGCCCTGCTCGCCGGTTTCACCCCCGCCATGATCACCGTCAACGTGCTCGCGGCCATCGGCCTGCTCGCCGCCCTGTCCGGAACGCTGGGGCGCCGCAAGACGACTGCGCAGACGGACAGGAGCGCCGACCAACTGGAGCTCGACAAGGTGCCCGAGATCACCAGGTGA
- a CDS encoding zinc-dependent alcohol dehydrogenase family protein — MSKIVRFHATGGPEVLTLDDIEVREPGHGEIRVRTRALGVNRADSVLRNNHLVELPSGIGWEASGEVDAIGPDVEGFTVGDAVSLIPCFRPIDYPIHGELAIAPATAVVKHPDTLSWEQAAALWGQYLTAYGALIETADLKAGDTVLIPAASSSVGLAAIQIARSVGARPVALTRTSAKRQRLLDEGAEAVIVTGEEDVVTRVNELTDGHGARVIFDPVGGPALAGLIGAAAPGGTVIIYGALSSEATTVPVWELIGKSLTIRGYKVFDLTTDVERRKVAVDWVLDGLARETLRPVIDTVFPLEDIVRAHRRLESGSQVGKIVVTVPR; from the coding sequence ATGAGCAAGATCGTCCGATTTCACGCCACCGGCGGCCCCGAGGTCCTGACCCTGGACGACATCGAGGTCCGCGAACCCGGACACGGCGAGATCCGCGTCCGCACCAGGGCTCTCGGGGTGAACCGAGCGGATTCCGTGCTCCGCAACAACCACCTCGTGGAGCTTCCCTCCGGTATCGGATGGGAGGCCTCCGGTGAGGTCGACGCCATCGGCCCGGATGTCGAAGGTTTCACCGTCGGCGATGCCGTCAGCCTGATCCCCTGCTTCAGGCCCATCGACTACCCCATCCACGGCGAGCTGGCCATCGCGCCCGCCACCGCGGTGGTCAAGCACCCCGACACACTGTCCTGGGAACAGGCCGCGGCCCTGTGGGGGCAGTACCTGACCGCCTATGGCGCCCTCATCGAGACCGCGGACCTGAAGGCCGGTGACACGGTGCTCATCCCGGCGGCCTCCAGCAGCGTCGGCCTGGCCGCGATCCAGATCGCCCGCAGCGTGGGGGCCCGGCCCGTGGCACTGACCCGCACCAGCGCCAAGCGCCAGCGGCTCCTGGACGAAGGCGCCGAGGCAGTGATCGTCACGGGCGAGGAAGACGTGGTCACCCGCGTGAACGAGCTCACCGACGGCCACGGCGCCCGCGTCATCTTCGACCCCGTGGGAGGACCTGCTCTGGCGGGCTTGATCGGCGCCGCCGCGCCCGGCGGGACCGTGATCATCTACGGTGCGCTGAGCAGCGAGGCCACGACAGTGCCGGTGTGGGAGTTGATCGGCAAGAGCCTCACCATCCGGGGATACAAGGTCTTCGACCTCACCACCGACGTCGAACGCCGCAAGGTCGCCGTCGACTGGGTCCTCGACGGCCTTGCCCGCGAGACCCTGCGACCGGTCATCGACACCGTCTTCCCGCTGGAGGACATCGTCAGGGCCCACCGTCGTCTCGAGTCAGGATCCCAGGTCGGCAAGATCGTCGTGACCGTCCCCCGCTGA
- a CDS encoding aldo/keto reductase — protein sequence MRYTTFGRNNGLRVSEYGLGTANFGTGWRAGGGWGPGAEPAEARKIFDRFAEAGGTLIDTAENYQAGESEQLLGEFLGADRDHFVLTGKYSMNGVGPQTVSNTGNSRRYMVQALEASLRRLNTDHLDMYWVHAPDGLTPMEEILRGLDDLVSAGKIRYFGLSNFPAWRVSRAAAIAELRGWSPVAGIQVEYSLVDRTAERELLPMAQALGLGAALWSPLGGGLLTGKYRQGATGRISDLKAVGFFEDTAQKTAIVDAVLDVAAELGVPASHVAIAWMRQEGARAATAYVPIIGPRSVAQLDDYLGALEVTLTPAQFARLDEVSAIRLGTPHELNAWSVSPIRGGDASVIDEPTIPVA from the coding sequence ATGCGATACACCACCTTCGGGCGCAACAATGGCCTGCGCGTGTCCGAGTACGGCCTCGGCACCGCCAATTTCGGCACCGGCTGGCGCGCCGGTGGCGGCTGGGGCCCCGGTGCCGAGCCCGCCGAGGCCCGCAAGATCTTCGACCGGTTCGCCGAAGCCGGCGGCACGCTCATCGACACCGCCGAGAACTATCAGGCCGGCGAATCCGAGCAGCTGCTCGGCGAGTTCCTGGGCGCCGACCGGGACCACTTCGTGCTGACGGGCAAGTACAGCATGAACGGCGTCGGACCGCAGACCGTCTCCAACACCGGCAACAGCCGCCGATACATGGTCCAGGCTCTCGAGGCCAGCCTGCGCCGCCTGAACACCGATCACCTGGACATGTACTGGGTGCACGCCCCTGACGGCCTGACCCCGATGGAGGAGATCCTGCGCGGCCTGGACGACCTGGTCAGCGCCGGAAAGATCCGCTATTTCGGGCTGTCGAACTTCCCGGCCTGGCGGGTGTCGCGCGCCGCCGCCATCGCCGAGCTGCGCGGCTGGTCCCCGGTCGCCGGTATCCAGGTCGAGTACAGCCTGGTCGACCGCACCGCCGAGCGGGAGCTGCTGCCAATGGCGCAGGCGCTTGGCCTGGGCGCGGCGCTGTGGAGTCCGCTCGGCGGCGGTCTGCTGACCGGCAAGTACCGCCAGGGCGCCACCGGCCGGATCAGCGACCTCAAGGCCGTCGGGTTCTTCGAGGACACCGCGCAGAAGACCGCGATCGTCGACGCCGTCCTCGACGTCGCGGCCGAGCTCGGCGTGCCGGCCTCCCATGTCGCCATCGCCTGGATGCGGCAGGAGGGCGCGCGGGCGGCCACGGCGTACGTGCCGATCATCGGCCCGCGCAGCGTCGCGCAGCTCGACGACTACCTGGGCGCGCTGGAAGTGACGCTGACCCCGGCGCAGTTCGCCCGGCTCGACGAGGTGAGCGCGATCAGGCTCGGTACCCCGCACGAGCTGAACGCGTGGAGCGTGAGCCCCATCCGCGGCGGTGACGCAAGCGTGATCGACGAGCCCACGATCCCGGTAGCGTGA
- a CDS encoding MarR family winged helix-turn-helix transcriptional regulator, with amino-acid sequence MRIVATVCLSWHFTVRVYTLILGEEALEGMMVTTPTDPGDSCNNLALRKAARYLGATYDKALASVGLRATQFSILQKLSVHGEMTITGLADMIAMDRTTMASNLKPLAREGLVTVEPSAADRRARIVTITPDGVSRMKAALPLWREMQDRFEESFGADDAARLRAALEAVLQTGFTPWAE; translated from the coding sequence TTGCGGATCGTTGCCACTGTATGTCTGAGCTGGCATTTTACGGTGCGAGTATATACTCTTATCCTGGGTGAGGAAGCTCTGGAGGGGATGATGGTCACTACACCGACGGACCCCGGCGATTCGTGCAACAACCTGGCTCTGCGTAAGGCGGCCCGGTATCTTGGCGCGACGTACGACAAGGCTCTGGCTTCGGTGGGTCTTCGTGCGACGCAGTTCAGCATCCTGCAGAAGCTCAGTGTTCACGGAGAAATGACGATCACCGGCCTTGCTGACATGATCGCCATGGACCGTACGACGATGGCCTCGAACCTCAAGCCGCTGGCGCGGGAGGGCCTGGTGACCGTCGAGCCGTCGGCGGCCGACCGCCGCGCACGGATCGTCACGATCACGCCGGATGGGGTCTCCCGGATGAAGGCGGCGCTGCCGCTGTGGCGGGAGATGCAGGACCGGTTCGAGGAGAGCTTCGGAGCCGACGATGCAGCCCGGTTGCGCGCAGCCCTCGAAGCCGTCCTCCAGACCGGCTTCACGCCCTGGGCCGAGTGA
- a CDS encoding SpoIIE family protein phosphatase, with the protein MTCSDDFPSFTQEDTALVMVTDGVVEGPGLTLEAGLERAGMLAAQALHDGLNAEATADRILDAAVAVDHLDDVAVLVIRRT; encoded by the coding sequence TTGACCTGCAGCGACGACTTTCCGAGCTTCACGCAGGAGGACACCGCGCTGGTCATGGTCACCGACGGCGTGGTCGAAGGGCCGGGCCTGACGCTGGAAGCCGGACTGGAACGAGCCGGAATGCTGGCCGCCCAAGCCCTCCACGACGGACTGAACGCCGAGGCGACCGCTGACCGCATCCTCGACGCCGCGGTCGCGGTGGACCACCTCGACGACGTGGCCGTCCTGGTCATCCGGCGCACGTAA